From the Halalkalicoccus sp. CGA53 genome, one window contains:
- the hisG gene encoding ATP phosphoribosyltransferase, giving the protein MRIAVPNKGRIHEPSISLLERAGLHVENGSDRKLYAKTVDPEVTVVFVRAADIPEYIADGAADLGITGYDQVREAGHPNVVELLDLGFGTCRLVVAAPEDSGIDSVADLEGKTVATEFPNVTYEHFAERGVEPTIVEVTGATELTPHVDMADAIVDITSTGTTLRVNSLAEIDEVLSSSVRLFASESVREDPKVEQIRTALRSVLSADGKRYLMMNVPEARLEEVREALPGLGGPTVMDIAGDDLVAVHVVVDERDVFETVSEVKKLGASGILVTEIERLIE; this is encoded by the coding sequence ATGCGAATCGCCGTCCCGAACAAGGGCCGCATCCACGAGCCGTCGATCTCGCTCCTCGAACGCGCGGGGCTGCACGTCGAGAACGGCTCGGACCGAAAGCTCTACGCGAAGACGGTCGACCCCGAGGTGACCGTCGTCTTCGTCCGCGCCGCGGACATCCCGGAGTACATCGCCGACGGAGCCGCCGACCTCGGGATCACCGGCTACGACCAGGTCCGCGAGGCGGGTCACCCGAACGTCGTCGAACTGCTCGACCTCGGCTTCGGCACCTGTCGGCTCGTCGTCGCCGCGCCCGAGGACAGCGGGATCGACTCCGTTGCCGACCTCGAAGGAAAGACCGTCGCGACGGAGTTCCCGAACGTCACCTACGAGCACTTCGCCGAACGGGGTGTCGAACCGACGATCGTCGAGGTGACCGGTGCGACCGAACTCACCCCGCACGTGGACATGGCCGACGCCATCGTCGACATCACCTCGACGGGGACGACCCTGCGGGTGAACAGCTTGGCGGAGATCGACGAGGTACTCTCCAGTTCGGTCAGGCTGTTCGCGAGCGAGTCGGTGCGCGAGGACCCGAAGGTCGAACAGATCCGGACCGCCCTCCGGTCGGTGCTCTCGGCGGACGGGAAACGCTACCTGATGATGAACGTCCCCGAAGCGCGCCTGGAAGAGGTCAGGGAGGCGCTGCCCGGTCTCGGCGGCCCGACGGTGATGGACATCGCGGGCGACGACCTCGTCGCGGTCCACGTCGTCGTGGACGAACGCGACGTCTTCGAGACCGTGAGCGAGGTGAAGAAGCTCGGCGCGAGCGGCATCCTCGTCACCGAGATCGAGCGACTGATCGAGTGA
- a CDS encoding methyltransferase domain-containing protein, with protein MYVLELAGEDDAFAAYEAASAATGVEVAAPGVATAREVTDRVRTLAYTHRVSELIGECSASVESARETLESATIEREGSVAVRARDVRGATGVSTGATERDLGSVLVGRGFSVDLDDPDHELRAAFAGESCFLGWLVAESERGFGGRAPAKKPYFQPGSMDPLNARAIVNVAGSRPGRTVVDPMCGTGGVLVEAGLVGARVVGSDVQWKMVRGASENLDRYLPPDRWSVVRGDATALPIGENAVDTVVFDAPYGRQSKVAGHGLAALVGGALREARRIAPRAVVVTDRRWDEAAEDAGWAVEAVFDRRVHRSLTRYVHVLREPEGE; from the coding sequence GTGTACGTACTCGAACTCGCGGGCGAGGACGACGCGTTCGCCGCGTACGAGGCGGCGAGCGCGGCGACCGGCGTCGAGGTCGCCGCGCCGGGCGTGGCGACCGCCCGCGAGGTCACGGACCGGGTACGGACGCTCGCGTACACCCATCGGGTGAGCGAGCTGATCGGGGAGTGTTCGGCGAGCGTCGAGAGCGCGAGGGAGACACTCGAGTCCGCGACGATCGAACGGGAGGGCTCAGTTGCGGTCCGTGCCCGTGACGTCCGGGGGGCGACGGGGGTGAGCACCGGCGCGACCGAGCGCGACCTCGGGAGCGTCCTCGTCGGACGGGGGTTCTCGGTGGACCTCGACGACCCGGATCACGAGCTCAGGGCGGCCTTCGCGGGCGAGTCGTGTTTCCTCGGCTGGCTCGTCGCGGAGAGCGAGCGCGGGTTCGGCGGGCGCGCGCCGGCGAAGAAGCCGTACTTCCAGCCGGGGAGCATGGACCCGCTCAACGCACGAGCGATCGTGAACGTCGCGGGTTCGAGGCCGGGTCGAACGGTAGTAGACCCGATGTGCGGAACCGGCGGTGTCCTCGTGGAGGCGGGACTGGTCGGTGCACGGGTGGTCGGCTCCGACGTGCAGTGGAAGATGGTCCGTGGCGCCTCGGAGAACCTCGATCGGTACCTCCCGCCCGACCGCTGGTCGGTCGTTCGGGGGGACGCGACGGCGCTTCCGATCGGGGAGAACGCGGTCGACACGGTGGTCTTCGACGCGCCGTACGGCCGGCAGTCGAAGGTCGCCGGTCACGGCCTCGCGGCGCTCGTCGGTGGGGCACTCCGGGAGGCACGGAGGATCGCTCCACGTGCAGTCGTCGTCACCGATCGCCGATGGGACGAGGCGGCCGAGGACGCCGGCTGGGCGGTCGAGGCGGTGTTCGACCGGCGCGTCCACCGGTCGCTCACCCGGTACGTCCACGTGCTCCGAGAGCCCGAGGGCGAGTAG
- a CDS encoding acyl-CoA thioesterase: protein MATPSETRLVNRYRVQPQHANNYESLHGGTLMKWMDEVGAMSAMRLAGESCVTAGVDGLDFRRPIPIGETALIEAYVFHTGRTSVRTRIRAWREDARSGETALTTEATFTFVAIDPDGTPVEVTDLTVESDEDRELCETARSAE from the coding sequence ATGGCCACCCCCTCGGAGACACGACTGGTGAACAGGTATCGCGTCCAGCCACAGCACGCGAACAACTACGAGTCGCTCCACGGGGGCACGCTGATGAAGTGGATGGACGAGGTCGGCGCGATGAGTGCGATGCGGCTGGCTGGCGAGTCCTGCGTCACCGCCGGGGTCGACGGTCTCGACTTCCGCCGACCGATCCCGATCGGCGAGACCGCGCTGATCGAGGCCTACGTCTTCCACACCGGGCGAACGAGCGTCCGGACCCGGATCCGTGCCTGGCGGGAGGACGCCCGCTCGGGCGAGACGGCACTCACGACCGAGGCGACGTTCACGTTCGTCGCGATCGATCCGGATGGAACGCCGGTCGAGGTCACGGATCTCACCGTCGAGAGCGACGAGGACCGGGAGCTCTGCGAGACCGCGCGATCGGCCGAGTAG
- the thyA gene encoding thymidylate synthase: MNQYLALVRDVLSMGSYKPNRTGVDTLSAFGAHYEIDLREGYPLLTTKKMDGGRWNSLIHEVLWYLSGEEHVRTLREETGIWDEWADEEGRLDTAYGRFWRRYPIPEEGLPGESWPGADHRWVNDDGTFDQLRYVIDTLRESPNSRRLVVNAWHPANAAVSTLPPCHYTFVFNVQDGRLNTHLTQRSGDVALGIPFNIAAYSLLTHVVAGRTDLEVGRFSHTVVDAHVYCGEGTRGRWYGENRDEFQRRLADAGGSEDLRSLREWVEREAPAEEREAPAEEREGLDHVPGLLTQLTREPLSPPEIRVSEKPIDDLAFEDVELVNYDSHPGLRFAVAE, from the coding sequence ATGAACCAGTACCTCGCCCTCGTCCGCGACGTGCTCTCTATGGGGAGTTACAAACCGAACCGGACGGGTGTCGACACCCTCTCCGCCTTCGGCGCGCACTACGAGATCGACCTCCGGGAGGGCTACCCGCTGCTCACGACGAAGAAGATGGACGGCGGCCGGTGGAACTCCTTGATCCACGAGGTGCTCTGGTACCTCTCGGGTGAGGAGCACGTCCGGACGCTGCGCGAGGAGACCGGTATCTGGGACGAGTGGGCCGACGAGGAGGGCCGGCTCGACACCGCCTACGGACGGTTCTGGCGCCGGTATCCGATCCCGGAGGAGGGGCTGCCGGGCGAGAGCTGGCCCGGGGCGGACCACCGGTGGGTGAACGACGACGGGACGTTCGACCAGCTCCGGTACGTGATCGACACCCTTCGCGAGAGCCCGAACTCCCGCCGGCTGGTCGTGAACGCCTGGCACCCGGCGAACGCGGCGGTCTCGACGCTCCCCCCGTGTCACTACACGTTCGTCTTCAACGTCCAGGATGGGAGGCTGAACACACACCTCACCCAGCGCTCGGGCGACGTCGCCCTCGGGATCCCATTCAACATCGCCGCCTACTCGCTGCTCACGCACGTCGTCGCCGGTCGAACGGACCTCGAGGTAGGAAGGTTCTCGCACACGGTCGTCGACGCCCACGTCTACTGCGGCGAGGGAACCCGGGGTCGCTGGTACGGCGAAAACAGGGACGAGTTTCAGCGACGGCTGGCCGACGCGGGCGGCTCCGAGGACCTCCGATCGCTCCGGGAGTGGGTCGAGCGCGAGGCGCCTGCCGAGGAGCGCGAGGCGCCTGCCGAGGAGCGCGAGGGGCTCGACCACGTCCCCGGGCTCCTGACACAGCTCACGCGCGAGCCGCTCTCCCCGCCGGAGATCCGCGTGAGTGAAAAGCCGATCGACGACCTCGCGTTCGAGGACGTCGAGCTGGTGAACTACGACTCCCATCCGGGACTCAGGTTCGCGGTGGCCGAGTGA
- a CDS encoding DUF6653 family protein, producing the protein MHTHERSLPGRIPDWAWERHANPWSVRTRFLIGPLLLYALYGRHWRLLAATLVFTAANPVLFPTPERTDSWESQAVLAERWWFGEGHRTFETTYPGLINYASTPAFLLSLVAALSRKPVLAAASMTVSMVLKVLFVHELVRRYRASVREE; encoded by the coding sequence ATGCACACGCACGAACGGTCGCTCCCGGGGCGGATTCCCGATTGGGCATGGGAACGCCACGCGAACCCCTGGAGCGTCAGAACGAGGTTCCTGATCGGCCCGCTCTTGCTCTACGCGCTCTACGGCCGCCACTGGCGGCTGCTGGCAGCGACGCTCGTCTTCACGGCCGCGAACCCGGTGTTGTTCCCCACGCCCGAACGAACCGACTCCTGGGAGAGCCAGGCGGTCCTCGCCGAGCGGTGGTGGTTCGGGGAGGGCCACCGGACGTTCGAGACGACCTACCCGGGACTGATCAACTACGCGAGCACGCCGGCGTTCCTCCTCTCGCTCGTCGCGGCACTCTCGCGAAAACCCGTGCTCGCGGCCGCCAGCATGACCGTCTCGATGGTGCTCAAGGTGCTGTTCGTCCACGAACTCGTCCGGCGATATCGCGCGTCGGTTCGAGAGGAGTGA
- a CDS encoding amidohydrolase produces MTTTRIEGGEVLRPDCRVERADLLVGTEDGEILSVGDPDEVSAGDETLDASGGIVIPGLVNAHGHAAMTLLRGYADDKPLDAWLREDVWPIEGAMEAADIRAGTDLALVEMIRSGTTAFCDMYFHEEAVADAVAKSGLRARLAHGVVTVGKSEEDAWADLEEGIEIADRLDGRADGRITTAIAPHSLTTVGEEYLEAAVESARDLGVPLHFHANETGDEVDPTVEERGMRPLEYADDLGMLGPDDFLAHGVHVDEREVELLADRETGVVHCPASNMKLASGMAPVQAMLDSGVTLGLGTDSAASNNDLDVFGEMRDAAMVGKLAADDASAVSAESVVGMATEGGASALGIGSGRIEPGEPADLAVVDLDAAHLTPAHDPVSHLAYAVRGSDVRHTVCDGRVLMRDRELLTLDERSVIQTTRDRAASLVERAD; encoded by the coding sequence ATGACGACCACCCGGATCGAGGGCGGAGAGGTGCTCCGCCCCGACTGTCGCGTCGAGCGCGCGGACCTCCTCGTCGGTACCGAGGACGGCGAGATACTCTCGGTCGGCGATCCCGACGAGGTGTCCGCAGGCGACGAGACGCTCGACGCGAGCGGGGGGATCGTGATCCCCGGTCTCGTAAACGCCCATGGTCACGCCGCGATGACGTTGCTCCGGGGCTACGCCGACGACAAACCGCTCGACGCCTGGCTCCGGGAGGACGTCTGGCCGATCGAGGGGGCGATGGAGGCGGCGGATATCCGTGCGGGCACCGACCTCGCGCTGGTCGAGATGATCAGGTCGGGAACGACAGCGTTCTGTGACATGTACTTCCACGAGGAGGCGGTCGCGGATGCGGTCGCCAAAAGCGGCCTCCGGGCACGTCTCGCCCACGGGGTCGTCACGGTGGGAAAGAGCGAGGAGGATGCGTGGGCGGACCTGGAAGAAGGGATCGAGATCGCCGACCGTCTCGACGGACGTGCCGACGGCCGAATAACGACCGCGATAGCCCCACACAGCCTCACGACGGTGGGTGAGGAGTACCTCGAAGCGGCGGTCGAGAGCGCCCGCGACCTCGGGGTTCCGCTTCACTTCCACGCGAACGAAACGGGGGACGAAGTCGACCCGACCGTCGAGGAGCGGGGGATGCGCCCGCTCGAGTACGCCGACGATCTGGGGATGCTCGGACCCGACGACTTCCTCGCACACGGGGTTCACGTCGACGAGCGGGAGGTCGAGCTACTCGCCGACCGGGAGACCGGAGTGGTCCACTGTCCGGCGTCGAACATGAAGCTCGCGAGCGGGATGGCGCCCGTGCAGGCGATGCTCGATTCGGGGGTCACCCTCGGGCTGGGGACCGACAGCGCGGCCTCGAACAACGACCTCGACGTCTTCGGGGAGATGCGCGACGCGGCTATGGTCGGAAAGCTCGCGGCCGACGACGCGAGCGCCGTCTCTGCGGAGTCGGTCGTCGGGATGGCGACCGAGGGTGGTGCGTCGGCCCTCGGGATCGGGTCGGGGCGGATCGAACCGGGCGAACCGGCGGATCTCGCGGTCGTCGACCTCGACGCGGCGCACCTCACGCCCGCACACGACCCGGTGAGCCACCTCGCGTACGCTGTCAGGGGGAGCGACGTGCGACACACGGTCTGTGACGGGCGCGTGCTGATGCGCGATCGGGAGCTGCTCACGCTCGACGAGAGGAGCGTCATCCAGACGACACGGGACCGGGCAGCGTCGCTCGTCGAGCGGGCAGACTGA
- a CDS encoding DUF7473 family protein translates to MLSGLSLFLSSPLSPAQAVGPVQVLGTVLSLSLFFALTVHIAARNVLGDVPIRNALGIGPLLAVIAVSLTALGVHPALTILLAILVDAVAISRLYGVGRRYTIFVTFIHAVVSVILGVVLFAALTLAFLGPPEGP, encoded by the coding sequence ATGCTCTCCGGGCTCTCTCTCTTTCTCTCTTCCCCCCTCAGCCCCGCACAGGCCGTCGGCCCCGTGCAGGTGCTCGGGACGGTGCTCTCGCTCTCGCTCTTCTTCGCGCTGACGGTCCACATCGCGGCGCGGAACGTCCTCGGCGACGTCCCCATCAGGAATGCGCTCGGGATCGGTCCGTTGCTCGCCGTGATCGCCGTCTCGCTGACCGCGCTCGGGGTCCATCCCGCGCTCACGATCCTCCTCGCGATCCTCGTCGACGCGGTCGCGATCTCCCGGCTCTACGGGGTCGGCCGGCGCTACACAATCTTCGTGACCTTCATCCACGCGGTGGTGAGCGTCATCCTCGGGGTGGTGCTGTTCGCCGCGCTCACGCTCGCGTTCCTCGGGCCGCCCGAGGGACCGTGA
- a CDS encoding adenosylhomocysteinase, which produces MSESAYPPVTEQLAESDALRTEGRRKMEWARQHMPILESIREEFEAEQPLAGQRIGMALHVEAKTANLVETLAAGGAEVSITGCNPLSTHDDVSVALDSGENVTSYAVRGVDDEEYYEAIDAVIDDDPTITIDDGGDLVFRIHEQYPHLIDSIVGGCEETTTGVHRLRAMDADGALRYPMFAVNDTPMKRLFDNVHGTGEASLATIAMTTNLSWAGKTVVVAGFGYCGKGLARKAAGQNAHVVVTEVEPRRALEAHMEGYEVLPMADAAGKGDVFITTTGNRDVIVGEHFEAMKDGVLLANAGHFDVEIDLNALSDLAVDRYEARAGVEAYEMADGRRLNVLAEGRLVNLAAPIALGHPVEVMDQSFGVQAVATRELAENADAYPPGVHDLPDELDREVAEVKLAAEGVSIDALSDVQEEYMGSWDHGT; this is translated from the coding sequence ATGAGCGAGAGCGCGTACCCGCCGGTGACGGAGCAGCTCGCGGAGAGCGACGCCCTCCGGACCGAGGGACGACGGAAGATGGAGTGGGCCCGCCAGCACATGCCTATCCTCGAGTCGATCCGCGAGGAGTTCGAGGCCGAGCAGCCGCTCGCCGGCCAGCGGATCGGGATGGCGCTGCACGTCGAGGCGAAGACCGCGAACCTCGTCGAGACGCTCGCGGCGGGCGGCGCAGAGGTCTCGATCACCGGCTGCAACCCGCTGTCGACACACGACGACGTGAGCGTGGCGCTCGATTCGGGTGAGAACGTCACCTCCTACGCGGTGCGTGGCGTGGACGACGAGGAGTACTACGAGGCGATCGACGCGGTGATCGACGACGACCCGACGATCACGATCGACGACGGCGGCGACCTCGTCTTCCGGATCCACGAGCAGTATCCCCACCTCATCGACTCGATCGTCGGCGGGTGTGAGGAGACCACTACTGGCGTCCACCGTCTTCGCGCGATGGACGCCGACGGCGCGCTCCGCTACCCGATGTTCGCCGTGAACGACACGCCGATGAAACGGCTGTTCGACAACGTTCACGGAACGGGCGAGGCCTCGCTCGCCACCATCGCGATGACGACGAACCTCTCGTGGGCCGGGAAGACGGTCGTCGTCGCCGGCTTCGGCTACTGTGGGAAGGGGCTCGCGAGGAAGGCCGCCGGACAGAACGCACACGTGGTCGTCACCGAGGTCGAGCCTCGGCGTGCGCTCGAGGCCCACATGGAGGGCTACGAGGTGCTCCCGATGGCCGACGCCGCGGGGAAGGGCGACGTCTTCATCACGACGACCGGGAACCGCGACGTCATCGTGGGAGAACACTTCGAGGCGATGAAGGACGGAGTACTGCTCGCGAACGCGGGCCACTTCGACGTGGAGATCGACCTGAACGCACTCAGCGACCTCGCGGTGGATCGCTACGAGGCCAGGGCCGGCGTCGAGGCGTACGAGATGGCCGACGGCCGTCGGCTGAACGTGCTCGCCGAGGGTCGGCTGGTGAACCTCGCGGCGCCGATCGCGCTCGGCCATCCCGTCGAGGTGATGGACCAGAGCTTCGGCGTGCAGGCGGTCGCGACCCGCGAACTCGCGGAGAACGCCGACGCCTACCCCCCCGGCGTCCACGACCTGCCCGACGAACTCGATCGGGAGGTCGCCGAGGTGAAACTCGCCGCGGAGGGCGTCTCGATCGACGCGCTCAGCGACGTCCAGGAGGAGTACATGGGAAGCTGGGACCACGGGACGTAG
- a CDS encoding dihydrofolate reductase encodes MVEAAAGHGDVDLVLIAAVAENCVIGSDGEMPWHYPEDLRRFKEVTTGHPVVMGRRTYEAIEARLGGPLPDRTNVVLSRGDPEVPEGAIVVGCVEEAVGAARETGAETAFVIGGATVYETFLPFADRMLLTEIHTSYEGDTYFPEFDREEWTEAGRDERAEFAFVTYERR; translated from the coding sequence ATGGTCGAAGCGGCCGCAGGGCACGGAGACGTCGACCTCGTGCTGATCGCCGCCGTCGCCGAGAACTGCGTGATCGGTTCGGACGGGGAGATGCCCTGGCACTACCCCGAGGACCTCCGGCGGTTCAAGGAGGTCACGACCGGCCACCCGGTCGTCATGGGTCGGCGGACGTACGAGGCGATCGAGGCTCGTCTCGGCGGGCCCCTCCCCGACCGGACGAACGTGGTGCTCAGCCGAGGCGACCCCGAGGTACCAGAGGGAGCGATCGTCGTCGGGTGCGTCGAGGAGGCGGTCGGGGCAGCGCGGGAGACGGGCGCGGAAACCGCGTTCGTGATCGGCGGGGCGACCGTCTACGAGACGTTCCTCCCCTTCGCGGACCGGATGCTCCTCACCGAGATTCACACCAGCTACGAGGGCGACACGTACTTCCCCGAGTTCGACCGTGAGGAGTGGACGGAAGCGGGGAGAGACGAGCGAGCGGAGTTCGCGTTCGTCACCTACGAGCGGCGGTAG
- a CDS encoding TATA-box-binding protein → MTDPKETINIENVVASTGIGQELDLQSVAMDLEGADYDPEQFPGLVYRTQNPKSAALIFRSGKIVCTGAKSTSDVHESLEIVFDKLRDLEIQVEDDPEIVVQNIVTSADLGRNLNLNAIAIGLGLENIEYEPEQFPGLVYRLDEPKVVALLFGSGKLVITGGKQPVDAEHAVDKIVSRLEELGLLE, encoded by the coding sequence ATGACCGACCCAAAGGAAACGATCAATATCGAAAACGTGGTCGCCTCGACGGGCATCGGCCAGGAACTCGACCTCCAGAGCGTCGCGATGGACCTCGAAGGTGCCGACTACGACCCCGAGCAGTTCCCCGGTCTCGTCTACCGCACCCAGAACCCGAAATCGGCCGCGCTCATCTTCCGCTCCGGAAAGATCGTCTGCACCGGCGCGAAGTCGACCTCCGACGTCCACGAGAGCCTGGAGATCGTCTTCGACAAGCTCCGTGACCTGGAGATCCAGGTCGAGGACGACCCCGAGATCGTCGTCCAGAACATCGTCACCTCCGCCGATCTCGGTCGGAACCTGAACCTGAACGCGATCGCGATCGGCCTCGGCCTGGAGAACATCGAGTACGAGCCCGAGCAGTTCCCCGGCCTCGTCTACCGTCTCGACGAGCCGAAGGTCGTCGCGCTGCTGTTCGGCTCCGGAAAGCTCGTCATCACCGGCGGAAAACAGCCCGTCGACGCCGAACACGCCGTCGACAAGATCGTCTCGCGGCTCGAGGAACTCGGCTTACTCGAGTAA
- a CDS encoding AAA family ATPase: MDDPLWTERHAPTLEELPQPDVRRYLEGAADEPINLVLHGPAGVGKTAAVRALARDSHDSIDDLVIINVADFFGMTKKQLSEDPRFSSFITPKRRRESSKAALINHVLKESAAYPPVSGSYRTILLDNAEAIREDFQQALRRVMERHHEATQFVITTRQPSALISPITSRCFPIPVRAPSTAETVTVLERIVDREGVEADPNGLEYVSGYAGGDLREAILSAQTVATKEGEITMQAAYEVLGALGPDERVERMLAAAEAGEFSDARSTLDDLLVDEGYDGGEVLEDLLEVGRKRYDGEHLVELHRRAGEADFDLARGTSDRIHLSHLLADLGANGP; the protein is encoded by the coding sequence CCACAGCCCGACGTGCGCCGGTACCTCGAGGGCGCGGCCGACGAGCCGATCAACCTCGTCCTCCACGGGCCCGCCGGCGTCGGAAAGACCGCGGCGGTACGCGCGCTCGCCCGCGACTCACACGACTCGATCGACGACCTCGTGATCATCAACGTCGCCGACTTCTTCGGCATGACGAAGAAACAGCTCTCCGAGGACCCCCGGTTCTCCTCGTTCATCACGCCGAAGCGCCGACGCGAGTCCTCGAAGGCGGCACTGATCAACCACGTCCTGAAGGAGTCGGCCGCCTACCCACCGGTCTCGGGTTCGTACAGGACGATCCTGCTGGACAACGCGGAGGCGATCAGGGAGGACTTCCAGCAGGCGCTCAGGCGGGTGATGGAGCGCCACCACGAGGCGACGCAGTTCGTCATCACGACGCGCCAGCCCTCGGCGCTCATCTCACCGATCACCTCCCGGTGTTTCCCGATCCCGGTTCGCGCGCCGTCGACCGCCGAGACCGTCACCGTCCTCGAACGGATCGTCGACCGCGAGGGCGTCGAGGCCGATCCCAACGGCCTGGAGTACGTCTCCGGCTACGCGGGCGGCGACCTCAGGGAGGCCATCCTCTCGGCACAGACCGTTGCGACGAAAGAGGGCGAGATCACGATGCAGGCCGCCTACGAGGTCCTCGGCGCCCTCGGTCCCGACGAGCGGGTCGAGAGGATGCTCGCGGCGGCCGAAGCGGGCGAGTTCTCCGACGCGAGGTCGACGCTCGACGACCTGCTGGTCGACGAGGGCTACGACGGCGGCGAAGTGCTGGAGGATCTGCTCGAGGTCGGTCGGAAGCGCTACGACGGCGAGCACCTGGTCGAACTACACCGCAGAGCCGGCGAGGCGGACTTCGACCTCGCCCGCGGGACGAGCGACCGGATCCACCTCTCGCACCTCCTGGCCGATCTCGGTGCGAACGGACCGTGA
- a CDS encoding 2-dehydropantoate 2-reductase, giving the protein MKIAVYGAGGVGGYFGGRLARAGADVHLVARGEHLDAIRRDGLRVESVRGDFEVDLPATDDPASIGPCDVVLVTVKSYDTDEVAAELEPLLREETAVVSLQNGLDNEERLSATIGSDRVVGGVAYVFSTIHEPGVIEHTGGPATFTFGELDGTRSERGERLLEWCERADGMDATLSGSIRTVLWEKAAFICAQAGMTAAVRLPLGRIRDTEESWEMYRRIVEEVCRVGRATGVDLPQGTVDRWMEFADDLDDDSYSSLHYDVTHDKPVELEALHGAVVRRGRENDVAVPANEAVYAILRPWAVRNRRDR; this is encoded by the coding sequence ATGAAGATAGCCGTCTACGGTGCCGGAGGGGTCGGTGGCTACTTCGGTGGCCGGCTCGCGCGGGCCGGAGCGGACGTCCACCTCGTGGCACGCGGCGAGCACCTCGACGCGATCCGGCGGGACGGTCTCCGCGTCGAGAGCGTCCGGGGCGATTTCGAGGTCGATCTGCCCGCGACCGACGACCCCGCGTCGATCGGACCCTGCGACGTCGTTCTGGTCACCGTAAAGTCCTACGACACCGACGAGGTCGCCGCCGAACTCGAGCCACTGCTCCGGGAGGAGACGGCCGTCGTCTCGCTCCAGAACGGCCTCGACAACGAGGAGCGACTCTCGGCCACGATCGGTTCCGATCGAGTCGTCGGCGGCGTCGCGTACGTCTTCTCGACCATCCACGAACCCGGGGTGATCGAGCACACGGGTGGACCAGCCACGTTCACCTTCGGCGAGCTCGACGGCACGCGGAGCGAGCGGGGAGAGCGGTTGCTCGAGTGGTGTGAGCGCGCGGACGGGATGGACGCGACGCTCTCGGGGTCGATACGGACGGTCCTCTGGGAGAAAGCCGCCTTCATCTGCGCGCAGGCCGGGATGACCGCGGCGGTACGGCTCCCCCTGGGTCGGATCCGGGACACCGAGGAGTCGTGGGAGATGTACCGACGGATCGTCGAAGAGGTGTGTCGCGTCGGTCGGGCAACGGGCGTCGACCTCCCCCAGGGGACCGTCGACCGGTGGATGGAGTTCGCCGACGACCTCGACGACGACTCGTACTCCTCGCTCCACTACGACGTGACACACGACAAGCCGGTGGAGCTGGAGGCGCTCCACGGGGCTGTCGTTCGACGGGGTCGAGAGAACGACGTCGCGGTCCCCGCGAACGAGGCCGTCTACGCGATCCTCCGACCGTGGGCGGTACGCAATCGGCGAGACCGATGA